Proteins encoded together in one Camelina sativa cultivar DH55 chromosome 9, Cs, whole genome shotgun sequence window:
- the LOC104710563 gene encoding uncharacterized membrane protein At3g27390 — protein sequence MEPPEGFRASLFQFLLFLPYFIGLLFLGFIKGIVLCPLVCLIVTIGNSAVILSLLPVHIVWTFWSILSAKQVGPILKLFLCLCLPAAIILWLILSIVGTVLGGALYGFLSPIFATFDAVGEGKPYPFLHCFYDGTWSVIQRSFTVVCDFKDVCFHSYFSLMDEFKQCCPDRKLYEIRLLQLPGALVVSVLGILVDFPVISLVAICKSPYMLFKGWHRLFHDLIGREGPFLETMCVPIAGLVILLWPLAVTGAVIGSVVSSIFLGAYAGVVSYQESSFYYGLCFIVASVSIYDEYSTDILDMPEGSCFPRPKYRRNEEEPTPFSGPVPRLGSVKNASSMRAGSVRVPMIDIKPLDLLYELFVQCRTFGEVLATKGLIISKDIEEARSSKGSQVISVGLPAYGLLQEILRSVKANSSGLLLSDGVTEITTMNRPKDVFFDWFLHPFLILKEQLKATNLSEEEEEYLGRLVLLFGDPERLKSSNAISASPPLTERKRAELDAFARRIQGLMKTVSRYPTFRRHFVALVKKLSDDLDLKDNSTVKDESITEPSGSVKIITRIFSQRSSRRKGSVNGSDQESQKGVSRNIDIV from the exons ATGGAGCCTCCAGAAGGATTTCGAGCTTCTTTGTTTCAATTCTTACTCTTTCTTCCTTATTTCATTGGATTGTTGTTTCTGGGTTTCATCAAAG GTATCGTTTTGTGCCCACTCGTATGCCTCATTGTGACTATAGGCAACTCTGCGGTCATACTGAGTCTTTTACCCGTCCACATTGTTTGGACTTTCTGGTCAATCTTGAG TGCAAAACAAGTAGGACCAATCTTGAAGCTTTTTCTATGCCTATGTCTTCCTGCAGCCATAATTCTCTGGTTGATTCTTAGTATTGTGGGGACTGTTTTGGGAGGAGCTTTATATGGTTTTCTCTCCCCAATTTTCGCCACCTTTGATGCTGTTGGTGAGGGCAAGCCTTACCCGTTTCTCCATTGCTTTTATGATGGAACTTGGAGCGTCATACAACGCAGCTTCACCGTTGTCTGCGATTTTAAAGATGTTTGCTTTCACTCTTACTTCTCACTAATGGATGAGTTTAAACAATGTTGCCCTGATCGCAAACTTTATGAGATAAG GCTACTTCAACTTCCAGGGGCTTTGGTAGTTTCAGTTCTTGGGATTCTTGTTGATTTCCCTGTGATCTCGCTTGTAGCCATATGCAAAAGCCCTTACATGTTATTCAAAGGATGGCACCGTTTGTTTCACGACTTAATTGGACGGGAAGGTCCATTCTTAGAGACAATGTGTGTCCCCATTGCAGGCCTCGTGATCTTACTCTGGCCTTTGGCTGTTACGGGCGCTGTTATTGGATCAGTTGTCTCTAGTATCTTCCTCGGTGCTTATGCAGGAGTAGTCTCATATCAAGAATCTTCTTTTTACTATGGACTCTGCTTCATAGTTGCTTCTGTGTCCATTTACGACGAGTATAGCACCGATATACTTGACATGCCTGAAGGATCTTGTTTCCCAAGGCCAAAATATCGAAGAAACGAAGAGGAACCAACGCCTTTTTCTGGTCCTGTACCAAGACTAGGCTCTGTCAAGAACGCATCATCGATGAGAGCAGGATCAGTCAGAGTCCCTATGATTGATATTAAGCCTCTCGAT CTGTTGTATGAGCTCTTTGTTCAATGTAGGACATTTGGAGAAGTTTTGGCTACAAAAGGGCTGATAATTTCGAAAGATATCGAAGAAGCGAGATCTAGTAAAGGCAGCCAAGTGATCAGTGTTGGTTTACCTGCTTATGGACTTCTTCAAGAGATTCTACGCTCCGTCAAAGCCAATTCTTCTGGCTTGTTACTAA GTGACGGTGTAACTGAAATAACTACCATGAACCGACCAAAAGACGTCTTCTTTGATTGGTTTCTGCATCCGTTTTTGATACTAAAGGAGCAACTGAAAGCTACAAACTTgtccgaggaagaagaagagtaccTCGGgagattagttttgttatttGGAGATCCAGAGAGGCTAAAGAGCTCGAATGCAATTTCGGCATCTCCTCCTCTCACCGAGCGTAAAAGAGCCGAACTTGATGCATTTGCTCGCAG GATTCAAGGGCTAATGAAAACGGTGTCAAGATATCCAACATTTCGTCGACATTTTGTGGCATTAGTGAAGAAACTATCGGACGATTTGGACCTGAAAGACAACAGTACGGTGAAGGACGAATCTATAACAGAGCCGTCAGGTTCGGTTAAGATAATTACTCGAATATTCAGTCAGAGATCATCCAGAAGAAAAGGAAGTGTCAATGGATCCGATCAAGAATCGCAAAAGGGTGTCTCACGGAATATAGATATCGTTTAA
- the LOC104710564 gene encoding putative pectate lyase 11 has translation MFSIMSSSSNMAYAFLLLLSICNTIAFSKSSSLAHVQDPSLVVDEVNRSVFNATRRSLAYLTCRTGNPIDDCWRCDPNWETNRQRLADCAIGFGKNAIGGRDGRIYVVTDPSNDNPVNPRPGTLRHAVTQEEPLWIIFKRDMVIRLKKELIITSFKTIDGRGSSVHISNGPCLKIHYATNIIIHGINIHDCKPGPGGMIKDGPRHTGLWIPSDGDAVAIFGGKHVWIDHCSLSNCDDGLIDAIHGSTAITISNNHMTHHDKVMLLGHSDSYTQDKNMQVTIAFNHFGEGLVQRMPRCRHGYFHVVNNDYTHWEMYAIGGSASPTIYSQGNRFLAPNTRFNKEVTKHEDAPESQWRDWNWRSEGDMLLNGAYFRESGAEAPSTYARASSLSARPSSLVGSITTTAGTLSCRRGRRC, from the exons ATGTTTAGCATAATGTCTTCGTCTTCTAATATGGCTTATGCTTTTCTACTTCTTCTATCAATCTGCAACACGATTGCATTTTCTAAGAGTTCGTCGTTGGCCCATGTTCAAGATCCAAGTCTTGTAGTTGACGAAGTTAACAG AAGTGTATTCAATGCGACAAGGAGGAGCTTGGCCTACCTAACTTGCAGAACCGGAAATCCTATCGATGATTGTTGGCGGTGTGACCCTAATTGGGAAACAAACCGCCAACGGCTAGCAGATTGTGCTATCGGGTTTGGCAAAAATGCTATAGGAGGGCGGGATGGCCGAATTTATGTAGTTACGGATCCGTCCAACGACAATCCAGTGAACCCTAGACCTGGAACTCTAAGACACGCAGTCACACAGGAAGAACCATTATGGATCATTTTCAAGAGAGATATGGTTATTAGGCTAAAAAAAGAACTTATCATCACATCTTTCAAGACCATCGATGGTAGAGGCTCGAGTGTTCACATTTCCAATGGACCTTGCTTAAAGATCCATTATGCAACCAACATCATCATTCATGGCATTAACATCCATGATTGCAAACCAGGACCAG gTGGCATGATTAAAGATGGTCCACGTCACACTGGATTGTGGATCCCATCAGATGGAGACGCGGTGGCGATATTTGGAGGGAAACACGTGTGGATTGACCATTGCTCGTTGTCCAACTGTGATGATGGACTCATAGACGCCATACATGGTTCGACGGCTATAACCATATCGAACAACCACATGACTCACCATGACAAGGTCATGCTTTTAGGGCATAGCGATAGTTACACGCAGGACAAGAACATGCAAGTCACAATTGCGTTTAACCATTTCGGAGAAGGACTCGTTCAAAGAATGCCACG gTGTAGGCATGGATATTTCCATGTAGTGAACAATGATTATACTCACTGGGAAATGTATGCAATTGGAGGAAGTGCTTCTCCGACGATATACAGCCAAGGCAATAGATTTCTCGCTCCGAACACCCGATTTAATAAAGAG GTTACTAAACATGAAGATGCACCCGAGAGCCAATGGAGAGACTGGAACTGGAGATCGGAAGGAGATATGTTGTTGAACGGAGCTTATTTCCGGGAGTCGGGTGCCGAAGCACCTTCGACTTATGCAAGAGCTTCAAGCCTGAGTGCTAGGCCATCGTCACTTGTGGGTTCCATCACGACGACGGCAGGCACTTTGAGTTGTCGGCGAGGCCGTCGTTGTTAA